In Carya illinoinensis cultivar Pawnee chromosome 6, C.illinoinensisPawnee_v1, whole genome shotgun sequence, a single genomic region encodes these proteins:
- the LOC122313905 gene encoding chlorophyll a-b binding protein, chloroplastic-like isoform X2 has product MASACASSAIAAVAISSHSSQKTGSALGATKACFLGGRKLRVRNYTAPRGTRSLSVCAAAADPDRPLWFPGSTPPPWLDGSLPGDFGFDPLGLSSDPESLRWNVQAELVHCRWAMLGAAGIFIPELLTKIGILNTPSWYTAGEQEYFTDTTTLFVIELIFIGWAEGRRWADIIKPGSVNTDPIFPNNKLTGTDVGYPGGLWFDPLGWGTGSPEKIKELRTKEIKNGRLAMLAVMGAWFQHIYTGTGPIDNLFAHLADPGHATVFAAFTPK; this is encoded by the exons CAGTTCCCAAAAGACTGGATCTGCCTTGGGTGCAACAAAAGCTTGTTTCCTTGGTGGGAGGAAATTAAGAGTGAGAAACTATACGGCACCCAGAGGAACACGATCACTCTCGGtgtgtgctgctgctgctgaCCCTGATAGGCCTCTCTGGTTCCCAGGCAGCACCCCTCCTCCATGGCTCGACGGCAGCCTCCCTGGAGACTTTGGTTTTGATCCTCTGGGTCTTT CATCTGATCCCGAGAGCCTAAGATGGAACGTACAAGCCGAGCTTGTGCACTGCAGATGGGCAATGTTAGGCGCTGCGGGTATTTTCATTCCAGAGTTGCTAACAAAGATTGGAATCCTGAACACCCCATCTTGGTACACTGCTGGAGAGCAGGAATACTTCACTGACACAACCACTCTCTTCGTCATCGAGCTGATCTTCATCGGCTGGGCAGAGGGAAGACGCTGGGCAGACATCATCAAGCCAGGGTCTGTAAACACAGACCCCATCTTCCCAAACAACAAGCTCACAGGGACAGACGTTGGCTATCCTGGAGGACTTTGGTTCGACCCACTTGGTTGGGGAACCGGTTCTCCTGAGAAGATCAAGGAGTTGAGGACAAAAGAAATCAAGAATGGGAGGTTGGCAATGTTGGCTGTGATGGGTGCGTGGTTCCAACACATTTACACTGGCACGGGCCCCATTGACAACCTCTTTGCCCACCTTGCTGATCCTGGTCACGCCACTGTTTTTGCT GCTTTCACCCCCAAGTGA
- the LOC122313905 gene encoding chlorophyll a-b binding protein, chloroplastic-like isoform X1, whose amino-acid sequence MASACASSAIAAVAISSHAISSHSSQKTGSALGATKACFLGGRKLRVRNYTAPRGTRSLSVCAAAADPDRPLWFPGSTPPPWLDGSLPGDFGFDPLGLSSDPESLRWNVQAELVHCRWAMLGAAGIFIPELLTKIGILNTPSWYTAGEQEYFTDTTTLFVIELIFIGWAEGRRWADIIKPGSVNTDPIFPNNKLTGTDVGYPGGLWFDPLGWGTGSPEKIKELRTKEIKNGRLAMLAVMGAWFQHIYTGTGPIDNLFAHLADPGHATVFAAFTPK is encoded by the exons TTCCCAAAAGACTGGATCTGCCTTGGGTGCAACAAAAGCTTGTTTCCTTGGTGGGAGGAAATTAAGAGTGAGAAACTATACGGCACCCAGAGGAACACGATCACTCTCGGtgtgtgctgctgctgctgaCCCTGATAGGCCTCTCTGGTTCCCAGGCAGCACCCCTCCTCCATGGCTCGACGGCAGCCTCCCTGGAGACTTTGGTTTTGATCCTCTGGGTCTTT CATCTGATCCCGAGAGCCTAAGATGGAACGTACAAGCCGAGCTTGTGCACTGCAGATGGGCAATGTTAGGCGCTGCGGGTATTTTCATTCCAGAGTTGCTAACAAAGATTGGAATCCTGAACACCCCATCTTGGTACACTGCTGGAGAGCAGGAATACTTCACTGACACAACCACTCTCTTCGTCATCGAGCTGATCTTCATCGGCTGGGCAGAGGGAAGACGCTGGGCAGACATCATCAAGCCAGGGTCTGTAAACACAGACCCCATCTTCCCAAACAACAAGCTCACAGGGACAGACGTTGGCTATCCTGGAGGACTTTGGTTCGACCCACTTGGTTGGGGAACCGGTTCTCCTGAGAAGATCAAGGAGTTGAGGACAAAAGAAATCAAGAATGGGAGGTTGGCAATGTTGGCTGTGATGGGTGCGTGGTTCCAACACATTTACACTGGCACGGGCCCCATTGACAACCTCTTTGCCCACCTTGCTGATCCTGGTCACGCCACTGTTTTTGCT GCTTTCACCCCCAAGTGA
- the LOC122313906 gene encoding uncharacterized protein LOC122313906, with product MGPVVLTQLATGLSVLAGAVLVKSVMEQKPMAGPFPRCPSCNGTGRVSCLCSRWSDGDVGCRSCAGSGRMGCRSCGGNGTGRPLPAQLIVRPPNRPS from the coding sequence ATGGGTCCTGTCGTGTTGACTCAGCTGGCCACGGGTCTGAGCGTGTTGGCCGGAGCCGTCCTGGTCAAGTCGGTCATGGAACAGAAGCCAATGGCCGGCCCGTTCCCGCGGTGCCCCAGTTGCAACGGAACAGGCCGGGTCTCCTGCCTCTGCTCCCGCTGGTCTGACGGCGATGTCGGCTGCCGTTCATGTGCCGGATCCGGTCGAATGGGGTGTAGAAGCTGTGGTGGGAACGGTACGGGCCGGCCCTTACCTGCCCAACTCATCGTACGGCCACCAAACCGTCCCTCTTAA
- the LOC122314423 gene encoding uncharacterized protein LOC122314423, translating to MASRTALRFVLLAEPWQPVCLNRTFVRASLRTGGSFSSTPRLSGKFRDPKARGFHAAKRTQLDCSHNETPSSSQDDQGPPQEAVLKAISEVSKTEGRVGQTTNVVIGGTVADDSTNEWLALDQKVNSYPTERGFTAIGTGGDDFVQAMVVAVESVIQQPIPEGHVKQKVSSRGKYVSVNIGPIQVISSEQVQAVYNAMRRDERMKYFL from the exons ATGGCGAGCAGGACTGCGTTACGTTTCGTTTTATTGGCAGAGCCCTGGCAACCCGTTTGTCTCAATCGGACTTTCGTTCGAGCTTCATTGAGGACCGGCGGATCTTTCTCTTCTACGCCCAGGTTGAGCGGCAAATTCCGGGACCCCAAGGCCCGAGGTTTTCACGCGGCCAAACGAACTCAACTCGATTGCTCTCACAACGAAACCCCGTCTTCCTCTCAGGACGACCAGGGCCCGCCTCAAGAAGCTGTTCTCAAAGCTATTTCGG AGGTCTCTAAGACGGAAGGGAGAGTTGGACAAACCACAAATGTGGTGATTGGTGGCACCGTAGCAGACGATTCAACCAATGAATGGCTCGCTTTGGATCAGAAG GTGAACTCATACCCAACAGAAAGAGGGTTCACGGCGATTGGAACTGGTGGTGATGATTTTGTGCAAGCCATGGTTGTCGCTGTTGAATCTGTTATTCAACAACCAATCCCCGAG GGTCATGTGAAGCAGAAAGTGTCATCGAGAGGCAAATATGTATCTGTGAACATTGGACCCATTCAAGTCATTTCTAGTGAGCAG GTCCAAGCCGTATACAATGCCATGAGGAGAGATGAACGTATGAAGTACTTTTTGTAG